The genomic interval ACATCCTAACTCTAatactctaaactctaaatctTAAACCCTACACCCTAAATCCTAAacccctaaactctaaaccctatACTCTAAAATCTTATACCCTAAAACCCTagttcaaaattatcaatatccattaatgtcatttcataaataataaaaatatataaaattttaattttgatgtaataaattcatgtgtcaaaatataGCAGATAAAGAGAACCACTGGATATTACCACGTGGTTCTGCGTGAACACTGAAATCTTTTTCttaaatctcaaaacacagTTTAAGCCATTATTCAAATtaatataatttaaaaataataattcgaGACCTCGATCATTATTCAAAAAGTTCAAGCGTGTTACACCGTTACTTGTGAATTATTTTGTCCTCGATCTGTTGGCATGTCTATGTCAATCCGTTTGGTACAGCACTTCAGCCAGCTGAATCTTGTTTGTCTCATTTTACCTATATATAGGTACTATTTACTTATCTAGTAATCTCTTACCATCCTGTTCATCTTATCTGGATAAACCCTAGCTAGATACACAGACAGGTTTTTTTTCGAACTATGGCTTCTGCCAAATTCTCCCATCAAATCTGATTGTCCAATCCCTGATGAGATTGAATGTTAGCTCAGGCAGCAGTGAGGCGATGTTACCCAGCTTGCGAAGAAACGTCCATGTCACATAGGGTAGTGCCGGACGCGTGGCAGCATTTGTGATCATATGATCACTCATCGATTAAGTGGACACGTGTCATTATGTCGGTGTCTGGCTTCCAATGTTTTTGCGGTGGCTGTGGAGCTTCTCATCCAATTACTTAGGGTCCATGGTTTGGCGCAACAGCAAGCAAAGAATCTTCGATTGAACCCTAATCTAGTTCCCATGTTCCAGTATTTTTAGTCGTATTATCGACAATGGTTATGAATGAAATCAATTCCCGCAAAACTAGATTAATCTGCTAGAAATTGTTGGTCATAAACTGGTAGAAGTTCGTACTCGAATGCTAGAAATGGTGTTTCATGTTAAACGCCTCTACtaatcttattcttattattcTTACCACGCTAGGTTTCATGTGATAAAcggttatttttttatttaaaaaaaaggagaTTTATAGAACCATTCCGATTAACATCATACGTACAAGAACAAGAATGTATCCAAATGTAAAACTTAGTTTAATGCCAACGGACTGGAACGTGAACCCACTGGCTTCgttaatttattgaaatccGAAGTCTAGACATTTATGCTAACACTTTGGTGGGGTGTAACCTTGAACGTAGTGTGAATTACTAGGGCAGGATAGATCACGAAGCATAGTGTATGGCTAGAGTGGAGAGAGATGGCCTTGCTCTACCAGAGAGGCAATGCAATCATCAAACATCTCTTGGATAGTCTTGAACTTGAATCCCAGACTCTTCAACTTTGAGGTGTTCAAATCATAGTGTGGCCTGTTCAATTGCTCAAACCTGTAAAATCTCACAAGAATTGTTCATCGTCGAGGGGAGACcgaattttttatataaaggAAGTTATATATGTACGTGCTTGTTAAAAACCAACCTTTCTGGAATAGGCAAGGAAGGATAACGTGTGGAGagtaaggatcctaactcaTTGTTGTCAAGCACTGTCGAGTTGCAAATGTATCGACCATGAGCACTCTTGGTCTCATAAACTAGGATGTGGCAAAGTGCGACATCATCGATGTGAACATATCCCATTCTTCCATGCCAATTGAACTTCTCTGTTTCACCTGCTTAAATTTTCAAACGATAAAGAAGTTAACAACTAGCTTGTAATCAGATAAATTAAACCAGAATATGAGTGTTTTGATTACCCTTGAGCAGGCCGAGTATATCAGATGCCGTGGAGCATAATTCAGGTGGCAAACTAGGTCCGATGACGAATGTGGGTAGAACGGTTACCAAATCGATCCCATTCGCTTTGCAGAATTCCCATGCTGCCTTCTCAGCTAAAACTTTTGATAAAGGGTACCAAATCTAGTGTGCAGATAAATTGTCAGTAACATTTATAGGTTATCTAGTACATGTATGCAAAAGAAAGCAAATAAATATGAGCTTGTGAAATTGTAAAAAGGACTATAGGGCCATAACCATACATCTATGCATACAATCATTGCTTGACTTGCATTACAAGTGCTAGATCATATATAAGAAGTTAATTCGGAAGAGGATTTGAAGTCATCAATTTGGATGTGATGATCAACAGAGTTGAAACTTCAATAAGGAATAAATTGTTAAGAGTGAGTACCTGAAGTTTCTCGCATAATTCCACAGAGCTCCAAGTTGACTCATCCAATGGAGTATTGGGGTCAAAATCATCAGCAGCTCTCACCCTTACAGCTGAAGACGACGAAGTAAGAACCACACGCCTTAGAGATGGATTCTTCTTACATGAACGAAGAACATTCAACGTGCCCTTAACAGCCGGATCCAGGATCTCTTTCTGTGTTGCATAATACAAAACACAACAATACTCAATTTGTGTACAAGGTTCTTAGGTAAAATGTTGGCTTGCTACTTGACATGTTGCGTTTGGCATGGACAATCTCCATTTGATCATGGTGTACACTATAGTGcgataacatttttttttatcaagtaAACGTTCATAAAATAATAGTGCGAcaacataaatacataatttGTACGTATTTTAATTTCAGAATATTTATGCAACATGCCTTTGGATCAGATGAAGGTTTGAGTACAGGAGAAGCTGAGTGGAAGACACCATGGCACCCAAAGATTGCATCATCAAAGCTACCTTCTTCATTTAGATCAGCCTTCACCAACCTTAGTCTTTCTTTAGCTCCTTCCAGCCTCCACAAATGTGCCAATTTCTTCTGGTTTCCTTTAAACATATACATAAAGCAACCAGATGATCATTGTCTTATAATCagaaatatatgcatgcacTGGATTGAAACTTATTTCAACCTCAGGTGATACCTGGATCTCTGACAGTCCCAGTTACATGATATCCTGACAAGAGAAGTCGCTTAATAAGCCAAGATGCCAGAAAGCCAGAAGCTCCCGTCACGCAAACTCTGCCTTTGGATTCAAGACTTTGATCCATCCTAGCTCTAATTAAGCTACAAGATATGTTTCACAACcttgtatatatacacatttaatCATACATGTCAAACGCATTAGGTTCATTACTAGTGGGAGAAGGTAAGCCATTCTATGCATGTGTTCTATTAACTTATATAAGCAAATGGTTTTTAAGTTTTAGCTTCATCAGCGATGGTTGAAAGTAGGCAAGCCAGGCAAAAGGAGTATCTCCAATGCAGCCATGTCATTCTTGGCTTTCTAGATCCTCTATTACAATAGCAATGCCAGTGTGTGCATTAGATCAAACACAGCAACGCAGCGCAGGCCATCTGTTGTTGGGGAGCTAATAGCAATTCCCTCTGTATTGCTAAATGCATGTTTTATGGCTTACCCAAATAAATCAATACGAATTCGGTAATCCAGGTTTTTTGGATCGAGTTTCTCAGCCTATGACTTTAGGACTATTGGAGACTTTGTGCTACTAACCAAATAGTATTGGGTGACTCTTGATTTCCTACGAACatctatgtttttgttttaaaatagGGGAAGGAAATTGTTTGGTTTGTGAGAGGTGGCACAGGTGATGTGCTCCCTTGTTTGTGAGGAAGTGGAAGTGAGAGAATTTTCTTGCTAGAGAGTAAAGGACATGAAGAGATGACCCGGTCTTTCATTGAATTCAATCTAcacgagcctctatatatagggttGCAAATTACTTAGATGACCACTGAAGTTTTTTGATGATCACTCGTTCACTTACAAGTTACTCGATTATCACGCACATTGCTTTCTTTGGTACTCACGAAGTATTATTATGTTACATTATGAAGATACTAGCTAGTAGTGAAATTTGTCCCCAAATTATTATATAGTAAATAGTAATTATAACActttttaatatgtttttttgtttgttaatgAATGATctatttgaccaaaaaaagaaagaaaagaagaaatagTTGGCACATTTATGTGAAACCCACAATCTTGAGTTGAGTTTGAAAGGTAACCTAATTTTTGTAAGGTCGGAGATTTGAATTTATTATGCAGTATGAGATCTTACACTGCTCGGGAGAGAAGAAGTTATATGTCTTACAAATGTAAACACACATTCCATGGCGAGACATGTTTTTCAGTCAAAAGATGACAATATCTCATTGTAATACGAGAACTAGTAAACTTTTATATTACGCTACTTGAAAAAATGTCAAGTGACTTCCACTAGTTCTATGATAGGTTACTAACTATGAGTATTGGGGCTAGTCAGTTAAGTTGTTGAGCATTTCTATCATTCGAATTAGAAAAGCACGATGCTAGTTAAGAAATGTTTATAAAGTATCGAATAACGTTTTACAAAATATCAAGTTCGCTAAATTTTGCATCTAACATAAAATAGAGCTCAACAGAATTCGACATCAATTAGCATCAATCAAATGATCACACAATAAAACGTAACTAAGAAAGACATCTAAGATTTCTACACCAATGTCAACACATTGAATATCTGAATGTTTTTATGTCATGAGGTTTCAACTTCCAACTTCCAAGATACGATTCTACTACACAGTTCGGGTTTAACCCATAAACCGAGGCAAAGCCCATCTCAGGtagaacaaaagaaacacCTAGAGGCAGTTTAACATCTGCGCAGCTGAAACTgggagaagagaagaagaagagacttctcttctctcttctgtACTTCTTGGCTTCTCTCCTCTCTCAACTCCATCCAggtaacacacacacacacacacacacacacactctctctctctctctctctctctctctctctcttatttcACACTTTCTTTTTACCCCAAATCAAAATCGAAACGTTTTCTTGCCCCACCCTTCTGAttcaaaaacccaaaaccccaTCAAAGCACCAACCTTTATACTAAAAGCGCCAAGATTGGAAAAATCAAATCTTGATGTGTTATTGAAACAGGGAGGACCAATGGACACCGGCGGCAACTCTCTGGCGTCGGGCCCCGACGGCGTGAAGCGCAAAGTGAGCTACTTCTACGACCCAGAAGTCGGAAATTACTATTATGGACAAGGCCACCCGATGAAGCCTCACCGCATCAGAATGACCCACGCCCTCTTAGCCCATTACGGTCTTCTCCAGAACATGCAGGTCCTCAAACCCTACCCGGCCCGGGACCGGGACCTCTGCCGCTTCCACGCCGACGATTACGTGGCGTTTCTGAGGAGCATTACCCCTGAAACACAGCAGGATCAGCTTAGGCAGTTGAAGAGGTTTAATGTTGGGGAGGATTGTCCTGTGTTTGATGGGTTGTATTCGTTTTGTCAGACTTATGCTGGTGGGTCTGTTGGTGGGGCTGTGAAGCTCAACCATGGgatttgcgacatttcgattAATTGGGCTGGAGGGTTGCACCATGCTAAGAAATGTGAGGCTTCCGGGTTTTGTTATGTCAATGACATTGTGCTCGCGATCTTGGAGCTTCTTAAACAGCATGAGGTTCGTGTTTCTTTGTCTAATTTGATGTAGAATTGAAATGTGTGTTGTGATTTATATTGTATGATGATGTTTATGTGGAATTGAAGTGTGGTGATGTGTTTTGAAACAGAGAGTTTTGTATGTGGACATTGATATCCACCACGGGGACGGTGTTGAGGAGGCGTTTTACACGACAGACAGGGTCATGACGGTTTCGTTTCATAAATTTGGAGACTACTTTCCGGGGACGGGGGACATTCGTGATATTGGGTATGGGAAAGGGAAGTATTATTCCCTGAATGTTCCGTTGGATGATGGGATTGATGACGAGAGCTACCATTACTTGTTCAAACCCCTCATTGGGAAGGTCATGGAGATATTCAGGCCTGGTGCTGTTGTTCTGCAGTGTGGTGCTGATTCCTTATCTGGGGATAGGCTTGGTTGCTTTAATCTTTCAATCAAGGGTCATGCTGAATGTGTTAAATACATGAGATCCTTCAATGTCCCGCTCTTGCTTTTAGGCGGCGGAGGCTACACTATTCGTAATGTTGCTCGTTGCTGGTGCTACGAGGTATACTTGCTTTTCATAACATGGTTCAGGGCATTCAGATTGTGATTATTTATATTGGAACAAATAACATGATTATTATGAGCATAATGTCTTACCACAGATGATATAGTAAAATAAGTATGTTATGATCTCACAGCATCATGCGGACTGCATAGTCATAAATGATTTCAGTTGGTCATTGTTGTACATACTCTTTAACTTATTGCTATTAGTGGATTATCTATTATTTCTGCTTATTTATTTGTTAGTTTGTCCACTCTGGAGTCACGACTAAGACCAAGATATTGATAATGATATATGTAAAACAGACTGGCGTTGCACTTGGTGCAGAAATTGAGGACAAAATGCCACAGCATGAGTATTATGAGTATTTTGGTCCAGACTATACTCTTCATGTTGCCCCTAGTAACATGGAAAACAAGAATTCTCATCAGTTACTAGAAGAAATACGATCGAAACTTCTTGAAAATCTCTCCAGGCTTCAGCATGCCCCTAGTGTTCAATTTCACGAAAGGCCTCCTGAAAATGAGATTCCAGAGGTATGTGTTTGCGAGATTGTTATCAagattttgttatttgttctCATTTTTCTGAAAGAAATGGTTCTTGATTCCTTCTGTATAGTTTCTAAACAAGTAGCTTTTAGCATTGCCAAGCCATGTGCTAGTTGTTTGAGTGCCAAAAAGAGACTTCAATATCACTGATGGAGCTGCTAATGATGTTGACACCATATAGAAACTCTTCCTGAGAAGACTCCAACTTTTGTTGTCTGCTAACCTTTCCGTTCATTCCCTATCAGCAAGCTATTTTGTTGCTTAACTTCTCGACTTGAAAACTTGATAGGCTCTTTATAAGTAGTTAAGTACAGAGGTGGAAAGTGGAGAATTTTGTAATATGTCGTGAATTTCCCATCTTCTGACTGTGTTAAATGTCTGTCATGAAAGTAGCACGCTAGTTAACGTAAATCTGGTGGAATTGATGTGTAGTTAGACTTGAAGCTCTTTGTTTTATATTCAGTAAGTTTATTTcttatcttctttttttcataaATTTTCAGGAGGATGAAGATCAGGAAGACAGGGACGAGAGATATGATGCTGATTCTGACATGGAGCTTGATAATGAACGGTATGTGTTAATTTTCCTACATGTAAATAATACTTTCCCAAATAAATCTCCAATTTGAATTTGGGATATACTGATTTATTGTTTATACAGCAAAACTTTACCAGCAAGCAGAGTAAAGAAAGAGGTTGTTGAACCTGAGGTTAAAGATCCGGTATGCTACAATTGATCTCAtgatcttgatcttcttctttttttaatttgtacaTCACTTCATGTTTTAGTCTCAAATACCCCTGTACTATTAAGTATATTCTGTTCAAATCATCACTTACACATTTTAATCTCAAGTATCCttgtaatttgaattttatgaATTGATCTCAGTGTGGTCTCCGTTTTTGATAGTTGAAGAGTGATTGTACTCTTATTCATGCCAAAGAAAAGATATCATGATTGGAGGTTAACAATGAAAGTTGAACACCATAGTGGATATATTACTCTAGCGCGTCTATGATTTCATTCATTAAGGACAACCAAAATAAACTATTACATGCATTTTATGTTAATGGCTTCAAAAAGACTAAATCAGTATATGGTGTGAATTCTTCATATTGTATTGTTCTCACCTATATTTTTCCTATTTTAAACATGATGTCTTCTAAAGCCTAATTTGAGTTAGAATTGTTTCAAGCTCTGGCAGCTGCTGCGCTTGTATGTTTATGTTTCTTCTTTGCACTTGTTGTGATGTACTCATTTTTATCATCAAGTTATGATTGTTTCCAATTATGTGTAGCTTATATCTGTTGGTATGGCAAGTTGACAACATTTGGACATCCTTTCTGCAATTGTATTGAATGCTGCTAGATTGGGATTCAAAACCTTTTACCATTTAAATCCAATTATCTAGTTCACTTGCTCAACAATAATTTACTTTGGTTTTCATGGCCTATTCCAGAAAGGAGCTGCTGAGAATTCTAGAGGTTATGATGCTGGACTGGATGAGATAACAACTAGTGCAAAGGTTAGTCAAAGGCGTAAGCAGCTGACAGATGCAATCAGGATTCAATTGATATAGAACTGGCATGATACTGATAATTGCTAATGTTGATATCTGCAGGCTTTGGATATGGGCCCTGGGTCTATGGAGGAACCAAGTGTGAAAGTTGAACAAGAGCCCATGAATAAGCCTGCGGATCAGATGTAACCCCCTATCATAAGCAAACTATTTAGATTTATTTTGGcctcaactcttaattaaTTTGTGAAGTTGGTAATCCATTGTTCAGTAGCATTTCTTGTATTTCCAAACACTCTATATGGGCATGCATTGGAAGTGAACTTTTATCCAATCTTTACCTCTGTAGAGTGCATGGGATGATTAAAGTCGATTAGGAAAGGCAGGGTGTACCACTCTTGGACTCAAACAGTTAATTTCAAGAAATGTCATTTCTGTTAATTTAGGCATCATT from Argentina anserina chromosome 2, drPotAnse1.1, whole genome shotgun sequence carries:
- the LOC126784873 gene encoding histone deacetylase 19; this encodes MDTGGNSLASGPDGVKRKVSYFYDPEVGNYYYGQGHPMKPHRIRMTHALLAHYGLLQNMQVLKPYPARDRDLCRFHADDYVAFLRSITPETQQDQLRQLKRFNVGEDCPVFDGLYSFCQTYAGGSVGGAVKLNHGICDISINWAGGLHHAKKCEASGFCYVNDIVLAILELLKQHERVLYVDIDIHHGDGVEEAFYTTDRVMTVSFHKFGDYFPGTGDIRDIGYGKGKYYSLNVPLDDGIDDESYHYLFKPLIGKVMEIFRPGAVVLQCGADSLSGDRLGCFNLSIKGHAECVKYMRSFNVPLLLLGGGGYTIRNVARCWCYETGVALGAEIEDKMPQHEYYEYFGPDYTLHVAPSNMENKNSHQLLEEIRSKLLENLSRLQHAPSVQFHERPPENEIPEEDEDQEDRDERYDADSDMELDNERKTLPASRVKKEVVEPEVKDPKGAAENSRGYDAGLDEITTSAKALDMGPGSMEEPSVKVEQEPMNKPADQM
- the LOC126784883 gene encoding tetraketide alpha-pyrone reductase 1 — protein: MDQSLESKGRVCVTGASGFLASWLIKRLLLSGYHVTGTVRDPGNQKKLAHLWRLEGAKERLRLVKADLNEEGSFDDAIFGCHGVFHSASPVLKPSSDPKKEILDPAVKGTLNVLRSCKKNPSLRRVVLTSSSSAVRVRAADDFDPNTPLDESTWSSVELCEKLQIWYPLSKVLAEKAAWEFCKANGIDLVTVLPTFVIGPSLPPELCSTASDILGLLKGETEKFNWHGRMGYVHIDDVALCHILVYETKSAHGRYICNSTVLDNNELGSLLSTRYPSLPIPERFEQLNRPHYDLNTSKLKSLGFKFKTIQEMFDDCIASLVEQGHLSPL